One genomic window of Cetobacterium sp. ZOR0034 includes the following:
- a CDS encoding DUF6148 family protein — protein MTSPITREIAKEKLEKYLAAEEKVLAAQEYTLEGRRVTRADLPEIRKGIEFWEKKYEGKNKTRIKSYRVQIKND, from the coding sequence ATGACTAGTCCTATAACTCGAGAAATAGCAAAAGAAAAGCTCGAGAAGTATTTAGCCGCCGAGGAAAAGGTTTTGGCTGCACAAGAATACACTTTAGAAGGGAGAAGAGTAACTAGAGCTGATTTGCCCGAGATTAGAAAAGGTATAGAATTTTGGGAAAAAAAATATGAGGGAAAAAATAAAACTAGAATTAAAAGCTATAGAGTTCAAATTAAGAATGA